CAATACTTTGAATGGTGAGCATCAAAAAAATTTCTAGTTTGTTCCAGCCAAGAAACGAATATTGCAAAAATCGCTATCACGAGGAGAGAGACTTAACAATAAACATTAGAATCACACAACTAGTGTGAGCTAGAGGGAAACCTTTCCCTTTACATGGAGCTTTATTTTTGGCCCTTCAGATAAAAAGGTAATGCATAATCTATCATCATTCACTTTCTTAAAGCTGGGACACTAGGAAACCAATAATAGCAGATAAATACAATGTTGAGGTTTTATAAGAAAAGTGAaacatattttttctttaaagaaagaaacaaaatcgGATTGAAATCACCTAAACATCTTTCAAATcagttttataaaaataaatgaaaggaagaataataaataaataagtatcaTTTATATTCTTCAATATTAAGACTTAGAATCCATcggcaaaagaaaaaagaagataagCAAGTTCATTGACTTTCACATTTTTGCGGGGGGGATATCTTACCAAGTTTTCCCTACAGTTAAGAAGTTTGCACAAGTATAAAAATGAATACTTGTCAAAAAGGATCTATTTTGACCAACCATAAgagtatttttattcaaatatttgtTAAGGAAAATAAATGAAAAACATTTTATAGGTATTTTGGAAAGTAGAATCAAAAATAGACTTTGAGATCAATCAAGCTCAGCTAGGCCACAACATAGGATCAAGATAAAAAAGTGCCATTCCAAACCTACCCTAGCCTAGCCCAACATCAAGAAACAAGCAAAAGAAAATCAAACTGTCCCTTTTCCCTTACAAAACCCTCCAAAACTACCTTTAATAGCCACAAAGGTGTGTAACCCCACCACATCCAATCTTTGATTAACAAGAACCTCCATGTAGACAGATAGGAGTAAGAGCTCACAAACAAGAGCTAAGGAAGATTAGAGGGGAAGAAACAACCAAAGTTAGATAGATGATGTTCGACAAAAGGGTAGGCACAGGTCTTGCAGCAGCTGAGCTAAGGCAACACCGTCTGGAGAGCATAATCAAGCTAGGGCCCATAGGGGAGTGAGGAAGAAAACAAAGAAAGTCTTAGGGATTAGTTCTAGTTTCATGAGAGATGTCTAGGGCAGTAGTTCTACTTTTTACAGTTTTCTCATTGTCCATCATGCTAGATCATACTTAGTCTTTTATCAAGGCCAGAATGCTTCCATTTCATTTTGATTTAACCTCCTTTATCAATGTCTTCACTTCAAATGAATCATTTGCTTCCAAAAAATTATGGCATGAATATTGCATATCCAAAAAGTAGGAGCAGATTTTGACATGAAAATTGATCAAGTATGAGAAATACTTACCTAGCGCCCGAGATACGATGGCAAGCCAGTGCCCATAGATCCAACACCAGATTGAGACCTCATTGAAGTTGTCGAAGAAAGCTGACTGTTCTGGTAAGCCCCCAAACCCTGCAAAGCTGCCTGAGAACCATAACTCCCAATAATACTAGGACTTATGCTATTGACCCCCGTCCCACCCCCTCCAAGCCCTAATCCAACTCCATAAGGCTGCGTAGTCGTAGCGCTCCTATTCAACGAGGGTGTCACCACAGTCGCGACTCCAGGATTCAGCATCCCAACCCCAGAGTTCTGCCCCATAAGCCCCATAGCTGGGTTCAGGCTCTGTCCTACCAACCCCGCCATTGGATTCAGGCCCAGCATAGACTGCGAAGCATAGGTGAGCGCCAGGTCATTCGGCTGCAGGACCGCCGGCACTGCAGCAGCACCCCCAGCTACCGCCGCCGCCCCTGAAGGGGTCTTGGGTTTCAGCCCCTCAACCGCCCTCTGGCAGTGCAGCTCACACCCCTCGAAGAACTTCTTTGGCTCCTCCAGCGCCTTCTTGCAGCTGTCGGGTGACTTGTAGACAAAGATGGCAAACCCGCGGAGCCTGCCAGTGTTGCGATCGTACCCGAGGGGGCCCTCCTCGATCTCGCCAAAGCGGGTGAAGAAGGCACGGAGGCGCTCGGGGTTGATGTGGTCGGCGATGCCGCTGACGAAGATTTTGCGGCCGGTGGAGTCGGGGGCGGGGCCCTGGGCACCAGGAGGACCGAAAGAGGCGAGCTGGCAGGAGGTCATGCGGTGGCCGATCCGCTTCTGGGGTTCTTTGAGGGCCTTGCGGGCAGCTGCACGGGTGCGGAAGAGGACGAAGCCGTAGCCCTTGCTGCGGCCGGTGTTGCGGTCGACGACGACTCGGCACTCCTCGATCTCGCCGTACTGGCAGAAGACGGAGGCGAGGGTCTCGGTGGTGGCGTCCCACCCGAGGCCGTGGACGAAGATCTTGCGGTGGACGGGGTCGGACTCGGCGGAGGCGGAGATACGGGAGAGGAGGGAGGGGTTCTTCAGGGCGGCCTCCTTGAGGAGCTCCATCAGCTGGTCCTTGCCGAAGGGCTCCAACAGCTTGCGGATGGCCTCACGGTTCGAGGGGTCTATCTTCTCTTCTTCGTcgtcttcttcgtcttcctcctcctcctcctcctcctcctcttcttcgtcTTCTACTTCGTCTTCGGATGCttcatcttcctcctcctcctcctcctcctcttcgtcattggattcttcttcttcttcttcttcttcttcttcttcttcttcagaggaAGAAGAGGGATCTGGTTGAGGAACGGGCTTTCGCTTCTTCGCCATGGGAGGAGAAGGAGAtgagggagggagggaaggatGGAGGGGGCCCGGGGAGTCAAGGGTTAGGGTTTTGGCGGAGGCCGATGAGATGCTGGTAGAGACGGGTTAGGGCAAGGGCTTTCTTTTCCTGGGGCGCACGATAATTGCACGTGTTTCAGAGTGGGAGGGACGCTCACGTGTAATGGTTCATGTACGGAAATCTGCACCCAAATCTGGATGCATAATTGATCAGGCTGCCTCTCGCACCAAAATTGATGCCCAATCCAAGGAGATGAAAGAAGGATGATCATACATGTAGTCCCGCCCGACCAGAGTGACTGGGGTCGTTGGATTATAGTGAAATCTATTGTGAGGATAACAGTGTTACACTAAATGGCCTCCTATAGACTGAAATTTGTTGGAAAGATTTAGTGGACTGATATGCACGTTATTCCTGGAAGCCTATATCTTCAAATttctttttagattatttatattaaaattgtATAAGCATTTCCCCTTATCAAAAAGAAAAACCAATTAAGAGTCTAGACCGTCTACCGGTCGGTGTTTCTTTTGCTTAAAGAAACTTGGCCACGGCCCACGGAGTATTTAGGCTGTAGAATGGGACGGGAGTACGTCCAATATCCGGTATCCCGTATATAATCTATCGAAAATTTGTGTGCGGGAATGATGCGCTGACGCGCCGTGAGCGCCTCTTTAGTTGAAGAACCTAACCATCGGAATAAGTCCCGCCAGCAATTGCTAAACAATGATTCCTTGGTGCGCGCTTTTACTGTCCGTATTGATTTGCAAATAGGATAGCTTCGCTGGCGCGTAAGAAAAAAGAAATTCCAACAATTGTGATATCATACACACTACAATGAGAAGCATGTAAAAATGTGTGCCAAGCATGTGCATAACTATGCAGCATTCATGATGAATAACAGTTCactcctattttttattttttattttttgatcgaaGGCGCTCTATCAATCCCATTCCAGAGGTGTTAACAAAGCAACGTGCCATCTCTGCCTTACTTTAATAACTTTTGTGTGTTGCGCACGATTCATATCAcataatttatcattttataaaattaataatttattttgatgataaatATTGGGATAATCAAATCTGctctttttgatttaatatcagctTTTCAATTTATTATCGACGATTTCGATTATGGGTCGGTGACAGACGATGGACCATCAAAATCAAATTGCCAAAGGAGGTTCGATCCGACTGCAGTTTCTACGGGTCTCAACATCCGACTTTCTGTCGGCACTAGGAGACAAATATCGACTATTAACTGACAAGCTGAACGACTGTCAATAACATTCAATCGACTTCCCTGACAAATACGACATAACAGTTTGATTAATTGCATAACTGCTAACCAATCGGTATATCGGAGTTACCAATTGATGGTCAGTCGGAATATCAATAGCACCGACATACGGTGGTGCAGCATGCTTACTAATATAAAATCGACATATCAAAAATCACCAGCACATAAAGTGCGTAACGACTATATACCACGATCATCGATGGGCATCAACTGCCAGCCCCACAATCGTATAGTATCGAAATAAGTGAGACCCATATGCCTAGCCATTATAAATAGTTACCAACAATttgtttataaaagaaaaataaatgaacATTGTTGGTAAGACATTTATGGGCTGATACTGTCAATTTTGATATTCTACTTCATGTTTGACCActccccactgacttaagcatcgaagaatTCCTACCAGACACAACTCTGGTTaatgtggacttcttttgcaggtgttcTTCATCGACGTCGGGCACTCTGGAGAATTGACCGCAACAAATTGGCGCGCCAGATAAGGGGAAGTGAAAGAATCTGATTATGATAAAAATGAAAGCTCAAAACAACTCCACAGGCTTCGCCAGACAATCTTTTCACTGGAAAGACCACCCTTTTCCGTCTCCAATGGCAGAGCCCAGTTCTTTACGTCTCGTTATCACTACAGACACTTAACTCGCCGCTTTAATGCAGCAAATAAAAGTACCAACGGAAGCAGTACACAGCCTCCAATAGCAACAAACACAGCAGCAATAGCGATCGATGGCGGAGGAGTTGGCAGCACGTACAATGTCATCCAGGCACAATGGCCATGCTCCACGATGATCTTTTTCTCCATCCTCGAAACAACGATCATCTCGACATTCTCACTGTGTCGAGCCACCACCTTTCCGGCACTCTCACCAGGCCGCCCCCACTCGCGACAGTCCCCCTCTCATTCTCGACATCATAGCATTAAGAAGGAGAAGAGACCATGCGCGCCTTCGACTTCTCGATCCTCGAGTTCTTCAGGAGACTCTACCTCTGGATTCTCACAACAACGACGGCTCGATGACTACGAGCGCAAATTTAAAGAAATCGACTGCCAACTCATCCGACTTCAAGTGGATGGCCGAGGGTCCTCCAATGACCTTAGCATCCACACCGCTCTGCCTTTCTCTTAGTGCATCTTGAATGAACCGATTCCATCgaggttcaagatgccgcagatggagccatatgatggctccatcgATCCGATTGACTATCTGGAgggctataaggct
Above is a genomic segment from Elaeis guineensis isolate ETL-2024a chromosome 1, EG11, whole genome shotgun sequence containing:
- the LOC105033087 gene encoding uncharacterized protein, producing MAKKRKPVPQPDPSSSSEEEEEEEEEEEEESNDEEEEEEEEEDEASEDEVEDEEEEEEEEEEEDEEDDEEEKIDPSNREAIRKLLEPFGKDQLMELLKEAALKNPSLLSRISASAESDPVHRKIFVHGLGWDATTETLASVFCQYGEIEECRVVVDRNTGRSKGYGFVLFRTRAAARKALKEPQKRIGHRMTSCQLASFGPPGAQGPAPDSTGRKIFVSGIADHINPERLRAFFTRFGEIEEGPLGYDRNTGRLRGFAIFVYKSPDSCKKALEEPKKFFEGCELHCQRAVEGLKPKTPSGAAAVAGGAAAVPAVLQPNDLALTYASQSMLGLNPMAGLVGQSLNPAMGLMGQNSGVGMLNPGVATVVTPSLNRSATTTQPYGVGLGLGGGGTGVNSISPSIIGSYGSQAALQGLGAYQNSQLSSTTSMRSQSGVGSMGTGLPSYLGR